Proteins encoded within one genomic window of Bacteroides sedimenti:
- a CDS encoding exonuclease domain-containing protein: MNLNLKNPIVFFDLETTGTNINSDRIVEICYLKIYPNGNEESKTLRINPEMHIPEESSNVHGIYDEDVVNCPTFKEVAKNIARDFEGADLAGFNSNRFDIPVLAEEFLRAGVDIDMTKRKFIDVQVIFHKMEQRTLSAAYKFYCDKDLNDAHSAEADTRATYEVLKAQLERYPDDLRNDMAFLADFSSYSRNVDFAGRVVYDDNDVEVFNFGKYKGVPVSEVFKKDPGYYSWMLNSDFTLNTKAVLTKIKLREFNGK; encoded by the coding sequence ATGAACTTGAATTTAAAAAACCCGATTGTTTTCTTTGATCTTGAAACAACCGGAACAAATATCAACTCAGATAGAATAGTAGAAATCTGTTATTTAAAAATATATCCGAATGGCAACGAAGAGTCCAAAACTCTTCGTATCAATCCGGAGATGCATATTCCCGAAGAGTCATCAAATGTGCATGGCATTTATGACGAAGATGTGGTAAACTGTCCCACATTTAAAGAGGTGGCAAAGAATATTGCCCGCGATTTTGAAGGAGCCGACCTGGCCGGATTTAATTCCAACCGTTTTGATATCCCGGTTTTGGCAGAGGAGTTCCTTCGGGCTGGAGTAGATATCGATATGACCAAGCGTAAGTTTATTGACGTACAGGTGATATTCCACAAGATGGAGCAACGTACGCTTTCCGCAGCATACAAATTCTATTGCGATAAAGATTTGAACGATGCCCATTCAGCCGAAGCTGATACACGCGCAACATACGAAGTGCTGAAGGCACAGCTCGAACGCTATCCTGATGATTTAAGAAATGACATGGCTTTCCTTGCCGACTTTTCTTCATACAGCCGAAACGTGGATTTTGCAGGAAGAGTGGTTTATGATGATAATGACGTGGAGGTTTTTAATTTCGGAAAATATAAAGGTGTACCGGTATCCGAAGTCTTTAAGAAAGATCCGGGTTATTACTCCTGGATGCTGAATAGTGATTTTACATTGAATACTAAAGCGGTTCTCACTAAAATAAAACTTCGTGAGTTTAACGGTAAGTAG
- the dnaN gene encoding DNA polymerase III subunit beta, with protein sequence MKFIVSSTALFSHLQAISRVINSKNTLSILDCFLFELKDGKLSVTVSDSETTMVTSLDVNESDADGRFAVGAKTILDALKEIPEQPLSFDVNTVSYEISVQYQNGKYSVVGQNADEYPTSPSLGDNAVRLEMNADILLAGINRALFATADDELRPVMNGVYFDITTEDITIVASDGHKLSRCKTMAAKGSERAAFILPKKPAGLLKNLLPKESGSVNIEFDDRNAVFNMENYRMVCRLIEGRFPNYNSVIPQNNPNKITVDRLQLISALKRVSVFSSQASSLIKLRMQENLLVISAQDIDFSTSAEESLVCQYQGSPMSIGFKSTFLIDILNNIASSDVIIELADPSRAGVIVPLEQEEDEDLLMLLMPMMLND encoded by the coding sequence ATGAAATTCATCGTTTCAAGTACGGCTCTGTTTAGTCATTTGCAGGCAATTAGCCGCGTAATAAACTCTAAAAACACGTTGTCTATTTTAGATTGTTTTCTGTTTGAGTTGAAGGACGGAAAACTATCTGTAACAGTGTCTGATAGTGAAACAACAATGGTTACTTCGCTGGATGTAAATGAAAGTGACGCAGACGGCAGGTTTGCGGTTGGTGCCAAGACAATTCTTGATGCGTTGAAAGAAATTCCTGAACAGCCTCTGAGCTTTGACGTGAATACAGTTTCGTATGAGATTTCTGTGCAGTATCAGAACGGGAAATATAGCGTGGTTGGACAGAATGCAGACGAGTATCCTACTTCACCTTCACTTGGTGACAATGCCGTTCGTCTGGAAATGAATGCCGATATTCTGCTTGCAGGCATCAACCGAGCTCTTTTTGCTACAGCCGATGATGAGCTCCGTCCGGTAATGAATGGCGTTTATTTCGATATCACAACTGAAGATATTACGATTGTAGCATCCGATGGACATAAACTGTCTCGTTGCAAAACCATGGCAGCTAAAGGAAGTGAAAGAGCTGCCTTTATCCTGCCCAAAAAACCGGCAGGACTCCTAAAGAACCTTCTACCAAAAGAGTCAGGTAGCGTTAATATTGAATTTGATGACAGAAACGCTGTGTTCAATATGGAAAACTATCGTATGGTATGTCGTTTGATTGAAGGTCGATTCCCGAATTATAATTCTGTGATCCCTCAGAATAATCCGAATAAGATTACTGTTGACCGCCTTCAACTAATCAGTGCGCTGAAGCGTGTTTCTGTCTTCTCTTCACAAGCCAGCAGTCTTATTAAACTCCGTATGCAGGAAAACCTGTTGGTTATCTCTGCACAAGATATCGACTTCTCAACCTCTGCCGAGGAATCACTGGTGTGTCAGTATCAGGGTTCACCAATGAGCATCGGATTTAAGTCAACCTTTCTGATCGATATTTTAAACAATATAGCATCTTCGGATGTAATAATTGAATTGGCCGACCCATCACGCGCAGGAGTTATTGTTCCGCTGGAACAGGAAGAAGACGAGGACCTGCTGATGTTGCTGATGCCAATGATGTTAAATGACTAA
- a CDS encoding DUF3127 domain-containing protein, whose product MEISGKIIAVLPLQSGTGRNGTEWKKQDYVIETHDQYPKKMCFNLWGDRIDQFAVQMGEEVTVSFDIDCREWNGKWFNDIRAWKVDRNSGAEMNAAPFQQSAPVEFTATDAKDDLPF is encoded by the coding sequence ATGGAAATAAGTGGAAAAATAATTGCAGTTCTTCCTCTGCAAAGCGGAACGGGAAGAAACGGAACCGAATGGAAAAAACAGGATTATGTAATTGAAACGCACGATCAATATCCAAAAAAAATGTGTTTTAACCTGTGGGGGGACAGAATTGACCAATTCGCCGTACAAATGGGAGAAGAAGTGACTGTATCGTTTGACATCGACTGCCGTGAATGGAATGGTAAATGGTTTAACGACATCCGTGCCTGGAAAGTTGACCGCAATAGTGGAGCAGAGATGAACGCAGCACCTTTTCAACAATCCGCTCCGGTAGAGTTTACCGCCACTGATGCGAAAGATGATCTGCCATTCTGA
- a CDS encoding DUF4348 domain-containing protein, with translation MKKIILGVVALLLLASCNGKKSKMDPFKSLTSMVDSVTEKADTTAEDSTTYTPRPVKADETFDDFIYSFATDPDMQQERIHFPLLFKNGNTVNRIERRFWKKDFLFTRQDYYTMLFDNESDMDLMTDTSLKSAQFEWYFMKANKVKKYHFKREKGAWMLGLIDIEPIKNNENESFIEFFHKFASDSIFQRSRIHEPLIFVTTDPDDDFSILETTMEINQWFAFAPKLPKEKLSNINYGQSNSENSNTKILTMKGLGNGFSNTLYFKRQGKQWEFYKFEDLSN, from the coding sequence ATGAAAAAGATTATTTTAGGCGTTGTTGCCCTCCTTTTACTAGCTTCGTGCAATGGTAAAAAATCAAAGATGGATCCTTTCAAGTCACTGACTAGTATGGTAGATTCAGTAACAGAGAAAGCCGACACGACAGCCGAAGATTCAACCACTTACACTCCCAGACCGGTAAAAGCCGACGAAACTTTTGATGATTTTATCTATAGTTTTGCTACCGATCCTGATATGCAGCAAGAAAGAATTCACTTCCCACTCCTTTTTAAAAACGGAAACACTGTTAACAGAATAGAAAGACGGTTCTGGAAAAAAGACTTTTTATTCACGAGACAAGATTACTATACCATGCTTTTTGATAACGAATCGGACATGGACCTTATGACAGATACTTCACTTAAGTCGGCACAGTTTGAATGGTACTTCATGAAGGCGAATAAAGTAAAGAAATATCATTTTAAACGTGAAAAAGGTGCATGGATGCTCGGACTTATTGATATTGAACCTATCAAGAACAATGAAAACGAAAGCTTTATCGAGTTTTTTCATAAGTTTGCATCAGACAGCATATTTCAACGGTCGCGTATTCACGAACCACTTATATTTGTAACGACTGATCCGGATGATGATTTTTCAATTCTGGAAACAACCATGGAAATCAATCAGTGGTTTGCATTTGCACCAAAGCTACCTAAAGAAAAACTTTCTAATATCAATTACGGACAAAGCAATTCCGAAAATTCAAATACAAAAATTCTCACGATGAAAGGTTTGGGAAATGGGTTTTCCAACACTCTTTACTTTAAAAGACAAGGAAAGCAATGGGAATTTTATAAATTTGAAGACCTGAGCAACTAA
- the murB gene encoding UDP-N-acetylmuramate dehydrogenase yields the protein MITIKKEYSLLPHNTFGLDVKADTFIEYTTVDDLKQILADKEALGSSYLHIGSGSNLLFMTDYKGTILHSGIKGIEVIENNSDHVLVKAGAGVEWDDFVAHCVSHEWGGAENLSLIPGEVGASAVQNIGAYGVEAKDLITQVEAIEIATGKERIFTNEECNYAYRQSIFKSELKGKYMITYVTYKLSKHPVFNLEYGNIKSELAKYKEISLITIREAIIAIRNSKLPDPKIEGNAGSFFMNPIIPRTHFLELQKKFPDIPHYEIDEDHVKVPAGWMIDKCGWKGKNLGHAGVHSKQALVLVNKGGATGSEIVALAREIQASVKNTFNIDIHPEVIFIL from the coding sequence ATGATTACAATAAAAAAAGAATATTCTCTACTACCCCATAATACCTTCGGACTGGATGTTAAAGCTGACACCTTTATAGAATACACCACAGTCGATGATCTAAAACAAATTCTGGCAGACAAAGAAGCATTAGGAAGCTCCTATCTGCACATTGGAAGCGGTAGCAACCTACTGTTTATGACCGATTATAAAGGTACCATCCTTCATTCAGGCATTAAAGGTATTGAAGTCATTGAAAATAACAGTGACCATGTACTGGTTAAAGCTGGAGCCGGAGTGGAATGGGACGATTTTGTTGCTCATTGCGTATCTCATGAATGGGGTGGAGCTGAAAATCTTTCACTAATTCCCGGAGAAGTGGGTGCCAGTGCTGTACAAAACATCGGAGCATACGGTGTTGAAGCTAAAGACCTGATTACTCAGGTGGAAGCCATTGAGATTGCAACCGGAAAAGAACGGATATTTACTAACGAAGAGTGTAATTACGCTTATAGACAAAGTATATTCAAATCGGAACTGAAGGGTAAATACATGATAACTTATGTAACTTACAAATTAAGTAAGCACCCTGTTTTCAATCTGGAATATGGAAATATTAAGTCTGAACTGGCAAAATATAAAGAAATATCACTGATAACAATACGAGAAGCAATTATTGCTATCCGTAATAGCAAATTACCAGATCCAAAAATTGAAGGAAATGCCGGAAGCTTCTTCATGAACCCAATTATCCCACGTACACACTTCCTAGAACTGCAGAAAAAATTCCCTGATATTCCTCATTACGAAATTGATGAAGATCATGTAAAAGTTCCTGCAGGATGGATGATTGACAAGTGTGGATGGAAAGGAAAAAACCTGGGACACGCCGGAGTACATAGCAAACAAGCTCTGGTTCTCGTTAACAAAGGTGGTGCCACCGGCAGCGAGATCGTTGCACTGGCCCGCGAAATACAAGCTTCGGTGAAGAATACATTTAATATCGACATACATCCAGAAGTGATTTTTATTTTATAA
- a CDS encoding MBL fold metallo-hydrolase yields the protein MEITILGSGTSTGVPEVGCTCPVCTSSDPHDNRLRASALVQTKGVNILIDCGPDFREQMLHYKYARIDGVLITHEHYDHVGGIDDLRPFCRFGEVPLYTEEFTANRLRTRLPYCFAEHKYPGIPQISITNVKSDEPFCIKEVEIHPIRVYHGKFPILGYRIGKMAYITDMLTMPDEEYKKLKGLDCLIMNALREEPHITHQNLEQAIENARRIGAKQTWFIHMSHHMGLHAEVEKNLPENMYFAYDRLVIKP from the coding sequence ATGGAAATTACTATCTTAGGAAGCGGCACATCAACAGGGGTTCCAGAAGTGGGTTGCACCTGTCCGGTTTGTACTTCTTCAGACCCACACGACAACAGACTCAGAGCTTCTGCCCTGGTTCAAACCAAAGGGGTAAATATTTTAATTGATTGCGGCCCCGACTTCAGAGAGCAGATGCTTCATTATAAATACGCACGCATTGATGGTGTGCTTATTACTCACGAGCACTATGATCACGTAGGAGGAATTGACGATCTGCGGCCATTTTGCCGTTTCGGAGAAGTTCCGCTTTATACAGAAGAATTCACAGCTAACCGATTACGTACCCGCTTGCCATATTGCTTTGCTGAACATAAATATCCAGGTATACCACAAATTTCAATTACCAACGTCAAATCGGATGAACCTTTCTGTATAAAAGAGGTTGAGATACACCCGATCCGTGTCTATCACGGCAAGTTCCCTATTCTTGGATACCGGATTGGAAAAATGGCCTACATTACTGATATGCTCACTATGCCAGACGAAGAGTACAAAAAATTGAAGGGGCTGGATTGTCTGATTATGAATGCATTAAGAGAAGAACCACATATTACGCATCAAAACCTGGAACAGGCCATCGAGAACGCCCGCCGCATCGGCGCAAAGCAAACCTGGTTTATACATATGAGTCATCACATGGGATTACATGCTGAAGTCGAAAAAAATCTTCCGGAAAACATGTATTTTGCATATGATAGACTTGTGATTAAACCTTGA
- a CDS encoding NAD-dependent epimerase/dehydratase family protein has protein sequence MKNILVVGATGQIGSELTMELRKRYGNEHVVAGYIASAPPQGELRDSGPAELADVTDKEMISAVVEKYKIDTIYNLAALLSVVAESKPMLAWNIGINGLLNILEIAREHNCAVFTPSSIGSFGPSTPHVKTPQDTVQRPTTMYGVTKVTTELVSDYYFHKYGVDTRAVRFPGIISNVTPPGGGTTDYAVDIYYSAVKGEKFICPIKEGTLMDMMYMPDALNAAISLMEADASRLVHRNAFNIAAMSFSPEQIFAEIKKHIPSFEMEYNVDPLKQSIADSWPDSLDDTCAREEWDWKPQYDLSTMTIDMIEKLRARNI, from the coding sequence ATGAAGAACATTTTGGTAGTGGGTGCCACCGGACAAATCGGGTCTGAACTCACGATGGAGTTACGAAAACGGTATGGAAATGAACATGTGGTTGCAGGTTATATTGCAAGTGCTCCACCTCAGGGGGAGTTGCGTGATTCAGGACCAGCCGAGTTAGCTGATGTAACTGACAAAGAAATGATTTCAGCGGTTGTGGAAAAATACAAGATTGATACAATCTATAATCTTGCAGCACTTCTTTCTGTAGTGGCAGAAAGCAAACCCATGCTTGCGTGGAATATTGGTATTAACGGATTGCTTAATATTCTTGAAATTGCTCGCGAACACAACTGTGCCGTTTTCACCCCCAGCTCAATTGGTTCTTTCGGACCTTCAACTCCTCACGTTAAAACTCCTCAAGATACTGTTCAACGTCCAACAACGATGTACGGAGTTACGAAAGTAACTACAGAGCTTGTGAGCGATTATTATTTTCACAAATACGGAGTAGATACTCGCGCAGTTCGTTTCCCTGGGATTATCTCCAACGTAACACCTCCGGGAGGAGGAACGACCGATTATGCTGTGGATATCTATTATTCGGCAGTAAAGGGTGAAAAATTCATCTGCCCTATTAAAGAAGGTACTTTGATGGATATGATGTATATGCCCGATGCGTTGAATGCTGCTATTTCTTTGATGGAGGCTGATGCTTCCAGACTTGTACATCGCAATGCATTCAATATTGCTGCCATGAGCTTCTCTCCGGAACAGATTTTTGCAGAAATCAAGAAACACATTCCATCTTTTGAAATGGAATATAATGTAGATCCATTGAAACAATCTATTGCCGATAGCTGGCCAGATAGTCTGGATGACACTTGTGCACGCGAAGAATGGGACTGGAAACCTCAGTACGATTTATCGACTATGACTATTGACATGATTGAAAAATTAAGAGCTAGAAATATTTAA
- the kbl gene encoding glycine C-acetyltransferase, translating to MYNKMKDYLSNTITEIKEAGLYKEERLIESAQQAAINVNGKEVLNFCANNYLGLSNNPRLIEAAKEMMDKRGYGMSSVRFICGTQDIHKELEAAISEYFQTEDTILYAACFDANGGVFEPLFGQEDAIISDSLNHASIIDGVRLCKAKRYRYANADMADLERCLIEAQEQRFRIIVTDGVFSMDGNVAPMDKICELAEKYDALVMVDECHSAGVVGKTGHGVNEQFNTYGHIDILTGTLGKAFGGAIGGFTTGRKEIIDILRQRSRPYLFSNSIPPAVIGASLEVFKMLKESNSLHDKLVENVTYFRTKMMEAGFDIKPTQSAICAVMLYDAKLSQQYAAKLQEEGIYVTGFYYPVVPKDQARIRVQLSAGHDKEHLDRCIAAFIKVGKELGVLK from the coding sequence ATGTACAACAAAATGAAAGATTACCTCAGTAATACAATTACTGAGATTAAAGAGGCAGGACTCTACAAAGAAGAAAGATTAATTGAGAGTGCACAGCAAGCTGCAATTAACGTTAACGGAAAAGAAGTACTCAACTTTTGTGCAAACAACTACCTGGGATTATCAAATAATCCACGATTAATCGAGGCTGCAAAAGAGATGATGGACAAGCGCGGATATGGGATGTCTTCAGTGCGTTTCATCTGCGGAACTCAAGACATTCACAAAGAGCTGGAAGCTGCTATCTCAGAATATTTCCAGACAGAAGACACCATTCTTTATGCTGCTTGCTTTGATGCCAACGGTGGTGTATTCGAACCTTTGTTCGGTCAAGAAGACGCAATCATCTCCGACTCATTGAACCATGCATCTATCATCGATGGTGTAAGACTCTGCAAGGCAAAACGCTATCGCTATGCCAACGCAGACATGGCTGATCTGGAAAGATGCCTAATTGAAGCACAGGAACAACGTTTCCGCATCATTGTTACTGATGGTGTGTTCTCTATGGACGGAAATGTAGCTCCAATGGACAAGATTTGCGAACTAGCCGAGAAATATGACGCTCTGGTTATGGTGGACGAATGCCACTCTGCAGGTGTGGTTGGTAAAACAGGACATGGTGTTAACGAACAATTCAACACTTACGGCCATATTGATATTCTAACAGGAACTTTAGGTAAAGCATTTGGTGGAGCGATTGGTGGATTTACAACTGGTCGCAAAGAGATTATCGACATTCTTCGTCAACGCTCACGTCCTTATCTTTTCTCTAACTCTATTCCACCAGCAGTTATTGGTGCCAGTCTTGAAGTTTTCAAGATGTTGAAAGAGAGCAACTCTCTACACGATAAACTGGTTGAAAATGTTACTTATTTCCGCACTAAGATGATGGAAGCAGGATTCGATATCAAGCCAACTCAGAGTGCCATTTGTGCAGTAATGCTTTACGATGCTAAGTTGTCACAGCAATATGCTGCCAAGTTACAGGAAGAAGGTATTTACGTAACAGGATTCTATTACCCGGTTGTTCCAAAAGATCAGGCCAGAATACGCGTTCAACTCTCTGCCGGTCACGACAAAGAGCATCTTGACAGATGTATCGCAGCTTTCATTAAAGTTGGAAAAGAATTAGGTGTATTGAAATAA
- a CDS encoding lysophospholipid acyltransferase family protein has protein sequence MKILYYIYQICVALPILLVLTILTALTTTVGCTLGSAHFWGYHPGKIWSKLICFFLLIRVEVKGRENLREKTSYVFVANHQGSFDIFLIYGYLGRNFKWMMKKGIRKILFVGKACEEAGHIFVDRSGPKKVLETIRKAKASLTEGTSVVVFPEGSRSFTGHMGYFKKGAFQLADDLQLAVVPLTIDGSFEILPRTGKWIHPHKMTLTIHKPIPPKGKGLINIQETLEESYQVIESALPEKHKGMVINPDQD, from the coding sequence ATGAAAATCTTATATTATATCTACCAAATTTGCGTTGCACTTCCCATACTTCTGGTATTGACAATCCTTACCGCGCTGACCACAACTGTGGGATGCACATTGGGGAGTGCCCATTTTTGGGGGTATCATCCTGGTAAAATCTGGTCAAAGTTGATCTGTTTTTTTCTTTTAATCCGCGTTGAAGTCAAAGGACGTGAGAATTTGAGAGAAAAAACTTCATATGTCTTTGTTGCCAACCATCAAGGATCATTTGATATATTCCTTATATATGGTTATCTGGGAAGAAATTTTAAGTGGATGATGAAAAAAGGGATTCGCAAGATTCTTTTTGTAGGAAAAGCCTGTGAAGAGGCTGGTCATATCTTCGTTGACAGAAGTGGTCCTAAAAAGGTACTGGAAACAATTAGAAAAGCGAAAGCCAGTCTTACCGAAGGGACTTCCGTTGTTGTTTTTCCGGAAGGTTCACGAAGCTTTACCGGCCACATGGGATATTTCAAAAAAGGAGCATTTCAGTTGGCTGATGACTTGCAGCTAGCTGTGGTTCCTCTAACCATTGACGGTTCATTTGAGATTCTTCCCCGAACAGGTAAATGGATTCATCCTCATAAAATGACACTCACGATTCACAAACCAATTCCTCCAAAAGGAAAAGGGTTAATAAATATCCAGGAAACACTGGAGGAATCATATCAGGTAATTGAAAGTGCTCTCCCTGAAAAACATAAAGGGATGGTAATCAATCCGGATCAGGATTAA
- a CDS encoding DUF4369 domain-containing protein, which yields MIKFYSSLILFILALTSCSKSYKVTGVSSVSSLDGKMLYLKTSHNGQWVTVDSAEVIHGEFSMKGSLDSVQLVSLFMDDENIMPMVLEGGNIEISISNTKLTVKGTPLNDKLYAFVDKKASMDTRVEELGRKEAKMILDGVDPEVIKKQMAKESDKLMTEMNAYVKSFICENYENVLGPGVFMMMCSNFPYPLMTPAMEDIVKSSPNCFKNNPLIKEYVTKAHENMQSIQEYQIMQHNAEQQASMVSRPAASAN from the coding sequence ATGATTAAGTTCTACTCTTCTTTGATTCTTTTTATTTTGGCATTGACTTCTTGCAGTAAGAGCTATAAAGTAACAGGTGTTTCTTCTGTGTCAAGTCTGGATGGAAAGATGCTCTATCTTAAAACATCTCATAATGGACAGTGGGTAACTGTTGATTCGGCTGAGGTTATTCATGGAGAGTTCTCAATGAAAGGAAGTCTGGATTCTGTTCAGTTGGTATCTCTGTTCATGGATGATGAGAACATAATGCCTATGGTACTTGAGGGAGGGAATATCGAAATTTCGATTTCTAATACTAAACTGACTGTAAAGGGTACTCCGTTGAATGATAAATTATATGCTTTTGTTGACAAAAAAGCGTCGATGGATACGAGAGTTGAAGAGTTGGGAAGAAAAGAAGCAAAGATGATTCTCGACGGAGTAGATCCTGAAGTGATCAAGAAACAGATGGCCAAAGAGAGCGACAAACTGATGACAGAAATGAATGCCTATGTCAAGTCGTTTATTTGCGAAAACTACGAGAATGTTTTAGGACCGGGTGTTTTTATGATGATGTGCAGTAATTTCCCTTATCCGTTGATGACACCTGCTATGGAAGATATTGTTAAGAGTTCGCCTAATTGCTTTAAAAATAATCCTTTGATTAAAGAATATGTAACAAAGGCGCATGAGAATATGCAATCAATTCAAGAGTATCAAATTATGCAGCATAATGCAGAACAGCAGGCTTCGATGGTATCAAGGCCTGCTGCTTCTGCAAACTAA